The Gammaproteobacteria bacterium genomic sequence TTAAGCTGCGTTGGCGGCGAATCAGCGGTGGTTCGGGAATTTGGCTGACATTAGTACTCGTTAGTACACGGAGGAATTCGCATTTGTTGACTACAAGGCTGACTAGAATTTACTGTTAATCAGCACTCTGGCTATTCGCACATTCAAGAAATATTCGGGCCTGACATGTTTCACAAATAGTCTTGTCAAGCCGAGCAATAATGGATGGAATTGCCTCACCCTTTGACTCAAATATATTTTTTCCCCCGATTGATTTGAGTATTCCGTATTCATCAAATTGTTCATAAACTGTATCTTTAAGGCGAATGAAGTACATACATCCTCCCTCTTGACGACGCCTTTCTGCCTCTTCCTGTAGGAAATGAGCACCTTCCTTGTCCACGAAATTGATGCTGCTTCCAATGATGGCGATGTGTTTTTGGTTTGGAAAATCGCTGTCCTGTACGCTTAAAATTTCTCTGATATAGGAGGTGGCACCAAAATAAATGGAACCATCGATACGCACCAGGCGTAACTGCGGACATTGCACGCCACGATCCATATCGGTGAATTTGCGATGCTTGCTGTTTGGATTGGGGACGCGCATCCTCACTTGCGGATGTGAGGTCCGTGATAAATAAAGCCCCAGGGATAGCATAACTCCCAGGATAATTGCCTCCTCCAGGGAAAGAAATAGCGTAGCGGAAAAAGTTAAAACCAGAATGAACGCTTCATGATGATTATTTTTCAACGTAGAAATAATTTCATCGAAATCGATCAGCCCCCACGCTACCATGAATAGAATGCCGGCCATGGCTGCGTTTGGTAAATAAGCCCCTAGAGGTGCTATCAATAAAACCAGGATAAGCAGAAAAAAACCGGCAAGCATAGCAGCCATTGGCGTTTTGGCACCTGCGGAGTAGTTGACGCCACTGCGATTGAAAGAACCGGTCGCCACGTAACTGGAAAAAAACGCGCCGATCAGATTGGACATGCCTTGACCAATAAATTCTTGATTACCATCAACATGTTGTCCAGATCGAGCACTTAATGCACGTGCGATGGAAACAGCCTCGGTTAAGGCCAACAGGGTGACGGCCAGGACGCCGGAAGCAATCTCCTGAATAGAATCCAGACTCAGATGGGGCACGGACAATGGCGGCAAACTGGAAGGTAGCGCGCCTACGACAGGAATGGAAATTCCGACGCTGAATTGTAGGGCCACGGCGACAGCGGAGCCGCCCAACATCGCTATAATCATGTAAGGCTGCTTAGGAAACCATGCTTTCACCGCGATACCCAACAACAAAGTAAATAGCGAAACGCCAAGGATAGCTATATCGACCTGGCTAAAATCATTGAACAATATTTCCCAGGTTTGCGTAAACGAAGCACCTCGGGGAATAGGTAATCCAAAAAAATTTTTGACCTGTTTCGTGGCAATGAGAATGGCAGCACCGGCAGTAAAACCAGTCACCACCGAATGAGAAATAAAATTCACCAGTGTGCCCAATCGCGCCAGTCCCATGATAATTTGAATGACACCGACGAGAAAGGTCAGGGTCAAGGCTAGGCTGACATATTGGGCAGATCCTGGTTCGGCATGTGCCGCTAGCACTGAATAAAGAACAATGGAAGCCGCTGTGGTGGGACCGGATACTAAATGCCAGGATGATCCAAAAAACGCCGCTACCA encodes the following:
- a CDS encoding sulfate permease, SulP family; protein product: MKFEAKNIHISIAPSDPTNRIFLNYSRLFPFSRWIHLVNRNTIKADLLAGLTGAVVALPQGVAFAAIAGMPPQYGLYAGMVPAMVAAFFGSSWHLVSGPTTAASIVLYSVLAAHAEPGSAQYVSLALTLTFLVGVIQIIMGLARLGTLVNFISHSVVTGFTAGAAILIATKQVKNFFGLPIPRGASFTQTWEILFNDFSQVDIAILGVSLFTLLLGIAVKAWFPKQPYMIIAMLGGSAVAVALQFSVGISIPVVGALPSSLPPLSVPHLSLDSIQEIASGVLAVTLLALTEAVSIARALSARSGQHVDGNQEFIGQGMSNLIGAFFSSYVATGSFNRSGVNYSAGAKTPMAAMLAGFFLLILVLLIAPLGAYLPNAAMAGILFMVAWGLIDFDEIISTLKNNHHEAFILVLTFSATLFLSLEEAIILGVMLSLGLYLSRTSHPQVRMRVPNPNSKHRKFTDMDRGVQCPQLRLVRIDGSIYFGATSYIREILSVQDSDFPNQKHIAIIGSSINFVDKEGAHFLQEEAERRRQEGGCMYFIRLKDTVYEQFDEYGILKSIGGKNIFESKGEAIPSIIARLDKTICETCQARIFLECANSQSAD